A single window of Pontiella agarivorans DNA harbors:
- a CDS encoding sulfatase family protein, producing the protein MNRRSFVAGVGVSAVVVPRVWAGAAEKPNIIFVMSDDHTSQAVGVYGGRLAKLNPTPTIDALANDGIVMENAFCTNAICTPSRACIMTGQYSAVNGCPTLNDALPPERQYLSMEMNKAGYQTAIVGKWHLHKRPSTFDYYKVLPGQGTYFDPVFYEKGARGTIQQGRKKYGPDAVQMKGHSSDCIADSALEWFKTKRDPNQPFFLKLHFKAPHDYFEYAPRYESYLADVDIPEPANMWDQKRNGSIATGGANDELRHIIGTSVGRRNHRRNYAEDPHTPWADKIDHNLSDEEITKQAYQLYMKAYLRCVKGVDDNLKRVIDYLKAEGLYDNTVIMYTGDQGFYLGEHDLIDKRWAYEEAMRMPFVMRYPQSIKAGQRSDVIIENVDYAPTMLDFAGVPTPGYMQGRSFKTILESGVEPKTWKKAAYYHYWMHMAHHDNPAHIAIRTKRYKLIFFYGTDWRKNADTPDTPPAWELYDLKKDPHEDNNVYDHPEYAEIVTQLKKDLKALRKEYREDDPKFAFNKAINDYWEYGDEARAKAVEISHSVVQKVKDGTWPHNTPAQMKAY; encoded by the coding sequence ATGAATCGTAGGAGTTTTGTAGCAGGAGTTGGTGTTTCAGCGGTCGTGGTACCCCGGGTGTGGGCTGGGGCAGCGGAGAAACCGAATATTATTTTTGTGATGTCGGATGATCATACCTCTCAGGCGGTAGGGGTGTATGGTGGCCGGCTGGCGAAACTGAATCCTACGCCGACCATTGATGCACTTGCAAACGATGGGATCGTGATGGAAAACGCATTCTGTACCAATGCCATCTGTACGCCCAGCCGGGCCTGCATCATGACCGGGCAATACAGTGCGGTGAATGGCTGCCCGACCCTTAACGATGCACTTCCGCCCGAGCGGCAATACCTTTCCATGGAAATGAATAAGGCCGGCTATCAAACGGCCATTGTTGGGAAATGGCATCTGCATAAACGACCTTCAACTTTCGATTACTATAAAGTACTGCCCGGGCAGGGAACCTATTTTGATCCGGTTTTCTATGAAAAGGGCGCCAGGGGAACGATTCAGCAAGGCCGGAAAAAGTATGGGCCTGACGCGGTGCAGATGAAGGGACATTCTTCGGACTGCATTGCCGATTCCGCATTGGAGTGGTTTAAGACGAAGCGCGATCCGAACCAACCCTTTTTCCTGAAGTTGCACTTCAAAGCACCGCATGATTATTTTGAATATGCGCCGCGCTATGAATCCTACCTGGCCGATGTGGATATTCCGGAACCGGCCAATATGTGGGACCAGAAAAGAAACGGATCGATCGCCACGGGCGGTGCCAACGATGAATTGCGTCACATCATCGGAACTTCCGTGGGTCGCAGGAATCATCGGCGCAACTATGCTGAGGATCCGCACACCCCCTGGGCGGATAAGATTGATCATAATTTGAGCGACGAGGAGATCACGAAACAGGCCTATCAACTATACATGAAGGCCTATTTGCGTTGTGTGAAAGGGGTAGATGATAACCTTAAGCGAGTAATAGATTATCTGAAAGCGGAAGGGCTCTACGACAATACGGTCATCATGTATACCGGAGATCAGGGCTTCTATCTCGGCGAACATGATCTGATTGATAAACGCTGGGCTTACGAAGAAGCAATGCGCATGCCGTTTGTTATGCGTTATCCGCAATCGATCAAGGCGGGGCAACGTTCGGATGTCATTATTGAAAATGTCGATTACGCACCTACCATGCTGGACTTTGCCGGAGTACCGACTCCCGGCTATATGCAAGGCCGGAGTTTTAAAACTATTCTGGAATCGGGTGTTGAACCGAAGACGTGGAAAAAGGCGGCCTACTATCATTACTGGATGCATATGGCGCATCACGACAACCCCGCGCACATTGCCATCCGTACCAAACGGTATAAGCTGATCTTTTTCTACGGAACGGACTGGCGAAAAAATGCCGATACGCCGGATACACCGCCAGCGTGGGAGCTTTACGATCTCAAAAAGGATCCGCATGAAGATAACAACGTCTACGATCATCCGGAGTACGCTGAAATTGTCACTCAGCTGAAAAAGGACCTGAAAGCGTTGCGTAAAGAGTATCGGGAAGATGATCCCAAATTTGCGTTCAATAAAGCCATCAACGACTACTGGGAGTATGGTGATGAGGCGCGTGCCAAAGCCGTTGAAATTTCGCATTCGGTGGTGCAGAAAGTGAAAGACGGAACCTGGCCGCATAATACGCCAGCGCAGATGAAAGCCTATTAA
- a CDS encoding right-handed parallel beta-helix repeat-containing protein, with product MKFSMLKACVAAGGLVIAGPAEAADVVLYVDQNHTAASDSNIGTHPDFPLKTFSEGAAKAWDELDSGNPVLLKVGPGKYYSDPYEQFCGSNTVEYVIEGDPNRETIISGSFTNGFESSTWTPVPGKPNVYMHDWTNTYSLRYGPDKFEDSAAIRKELLFFNEQRLNQKAIDLYSYNSTTEEFEFAGNAPAGLDVLDEDWTYCVSDNASADVAYRDKIFMRLPAGEVPVAESLIEIGLDCEFMFKLGQKHNVTMRYMNFEKASIRYDSFMVQFNECDNFLVEDCTFNRCNAHGFICVYRDPHPDWTGVIKRCDFNGNGYKGVKYALERGGNSFAVDCDFNDNCWRAEMADKGGWGAAGIKVANHTFNALLTRCNTLNNQHNGLWEDVECSNVVFDACFSYGNYESGIFMEYSWVGGDGRDCRTENSVSAYNQRGIQVCTSRKPVVDGNLCLNNIESNIRFRKNSRDPHTAEGFISLTMTNNEFVMQHSGVPQVDLEDSGEMMEVLLCSGNDYYSSDTAKAFLIDNSAYKTFSGWKTELINGGAPVPQDSDSGMSTVPDIGTDPYHFDRGSVYSDKARGLGTRVPWKELGGFDRGVFSKDLTLGDTMRGSGYFDSNANEYVVVSAGTDIGGTQDEGAFLFNRTGGGSTSIVVRVDHVENTHADANAGVMIRESNRSGARMVLVGVTAENGARLRYRTVDGGTASEVTMPGISAPYWVKLEMDAAGQIFDGSVSSDGMTWQPVGSTIDMGSPFADDKYMGLAASSHSSNVYGVATFSQLNEQVNPPEPVSMLVDYQHNDAVDTPLTSLANWGTDTTGWNNDVDYIAASGSGDLTVAAPTNGSSVKFNLAAPLTSGTVEAEFRVSSYDLIGLSANLDAVGIELWGATQNAQQAIKMKIEWFANGGYARLRMAGPNADGSGLQYPKFTLPADASTNGITYRFSADLDTGAYEVHYKLDSASDFTLLGTPGVCTNLTQLRLQTTVSTPWTSNTFVNIDYLTLSHAIDLVTPESLYMDWLAEFPTLGSFTNVTDNPDADALDNLGEYAMGGIPTNGTDIGYEPVFQPLEAGGTNWFEFVYAQRTDADIRGLEYSLETNTNLLNAAGWTNAHYEITGTNASYAAGFESITNRISTATETNQFIRLHIKTR from the coding sequence ATGAAGTTTTCAATGCTTAAAGCATGTGTTGCAGCAGGAGGGCTGGTTATTGCGGGACCAGCAGAAGCCGCTGATGTGGTATTATATGTGGACCAGAATCATACGGCTGCTTCGGACAGCAATATCGGAACCCATCCTGATTTCCCTCTTAAAACTTTTTCGGAAGGGGCTGCGAAGGCCTGGGATGAGTTAGACAGCGGAAATCCGGTGCTGCTGAAGGTGGGACCGGGAAAATACTATTCTGACCCCTATGAACAGTTTTGCGGCAGTAATACCGTCGAATACGTTATTGAAGGGGATCCCAATCGGGAAACAATCATCAGCGGCTCCTTTACCAACGGTTTTGAATCATCCACCTGGACGCCGGTTCCCGGGAAACCCAATGTCTATATGCATGACTGGACCAACACCTATTCGCTGCGCTACGGGCCGGATAAGTTTGAAGACAGCGCGGCGATACGCAAGGAACTACTTTTCTTTAATGAGCAGCGGCTCAACCAGAAGGCGATCGACCTCTACAGTTATAACAGCACGACAGAAGAGTTTGAGTTTGCCGGGAATGCTCCGGCCGGACTGGATGTGCTGGATGAAGACTGGACCTATTGCGTGTCGGACAACGCATCCGCTGATGTGGCCTATAGGGATAAAATATTCATGCGCCTACCGGCAGGAGAGGTCCCGGTGGCGGAGTCCCTGATTGAGATCGGGCTGGATTGCGAATTCATGTTTAAGTTGGGGCAAAAACATAATGTAACCATGCGGTATATGAATTTTGAGAAGGCGAGCATTCGTTATGATTCCTTCATGGTTCAATTCAACGAGTGCGATAATTTTCTAGTTGAGGACTGCACGTTTAATCGTTGCAATGCGCATGGGTTTATCTGTGTGTATCGCGATCCGCACCCTGATTGGACGGGAGTGATCAAACGTTGTGATTTCAATGGAAACGGCTACAAAGGGGTTAAGTATGCGCTGGAACGAGGAGGGAATTCGTTTGCCGTTGACTGCGATTTTAATGATAACTGCTGGCGTGCCGAGATGGCCGATAAAGGAGGGTGGGGGGCGGCTGGCATCAAAGTGGCCAACCATACCTTTAATGCACTGCTGACCCGCTGCAACACGCTCAATAATCAGCACAATGGATTGTGGGAAGATGTCGAGTGCAGCAATGTGGTATTCGATGCCTGTTTTTCGTATGGAAACTACGAGTCCGGTATATTCATGGAATATTCCTGGGTTGGGGGCGATGGCCGGGACTGCCGGACTGAAAACTCGGTGTCGGCTTATAATCAGCGGGGGATTCAGGTGTGCACCTCCAGAAAACCGGTGGTGGATGGCAACCTCTGTCTGAATAATATCGAAAGTAATATACGTTTCCGGAAAAACAGCAGAGACCCTCATACGGCGGAGGGTTTTATTTCTCTTACCATGACGAATAACGAATTTGTGATGCAGCACAGTGGTGTGCCGCAGGTGGATCTGGAAGATTCTGGGGAAATGATGGAGGTACTGCTGTGTTCCGGAAACGACTATTACAGTTCGGATACGGCAAAGGCATTCCTGATCGATAATTCCGCATATAAAACGTTCAGCGGTTGGAAAACGGAACTGATCAATGGTGGGGCACCTGTACCGCAGGATAGCGATTCCGGCATGAGTACGGTTCCGGACATTGGAACCGATCCCTATCATTTTGACCGCGGCTCGGTATACAGTGATAAAGCGCGTGGGCTGGGAACCCGGGTGCCCTGGAAAGAACTGGGCGGCTTTGATCGAGGAGTTTTTTCAAAGGATCTCACGTTGGGCGATACCATGCGCGGATCAGGCTATTTCGATTCGAATGCTAATGAATATGTTGTGGTCTCGGCTGGAACCGATATCGGCGGAACACAGGATGAGGGTGCCTTTCTTTTTAACAGAACAGGGGGCGGTTCGACGTCAATTGTTGTGCGGGTAGATCATGTTGAAAATACACATGCCGACGCGAATGCGGGTGTTATGATTCGAGAAAGCAACCGCTCAGGGGCACGGATGGTCTTGGTCGGCGTGACCGCCGAAAACGGTGCCCGGTTGCGATACCGGACGGTTGATGGCGGAACCGCTTCGGAGGTTACGATGCCGGGCATCTCGGCCCCGTACTGGGTAAAGCTGGAAATGGATGCCGCCGGACAGATTTTTGATGGCTCGGTTTCTTCTGATGGAATGACCTGGCAACCGGTCGGATCGACCATCGATATGGGCAGCCCGTTTGCTGATGATAAATATATGGGACTGGCCGCCTCCTCTCATAGCTCCAATGTTTACGGGGTTGCAACCTTTTCGCAGTTGAACGAGCAAGTAAACCCGCCGGAACCCGTCTCGATGCTGGTTGATTATCAGCATAACGATGCAGTCGATACGCCGTTGACCAGCCTTGCCAATTGGGGAACGGATACGACGGGTTGGAACAATGATGTTGACTATATCGCGGCCTCCGGTTCCGGTGATTTAACCGTGGCTGCACCAACCAATGGATCAAGTGTGAAATTTAATCTGGCTGCACCGTTGACATCCGGAACCGTCGAGGCTGAATTTCGGGTCTCCAGCTATGACCTGATCGGATTGAGTGCCAATCTTGATGCGGTTGGGATTGAACTATGGGGCGCAACGCAGAATGCGCAACAGGCGATCAAGATGAAGATCGAATGGTTTGCCAACGGAGGGTATGCACGCTTACGCATGGCGGGACCGAATGCAGATGGGTCCGGCCTTCAATATCCCAAATTCACGCTGCCGGCTGATGCTTCCACGAATGGTATCACATATCGGTTTTCAGCCGATCTGGATACCGGCGCTTATGAAGTACATTACAAACTGGATTCTGCATCCGATTTCACCCTGCTCGGCACACCCGGGGTTTGCACCAACCTGACGCAGTTGCGGTTACAGACCACCGTGAGTACGCCTTGGACCTCGAACACCTTTGTGAATATTGACTACCTCACGCTCAGTCATGCCATCGATTTGGTGACCCCGGAATCTCTCTATATGGATTGGTTGGCGGAATTTCCAACCCTTGGAAGTTTTACCAATGTCACCGACAACCCGGATGCCGATGCGCTGGATAATTTGGGTGAATATGCCATGGGAGGCATTCCAACCAATGGAACTGATATTGGATATGAGCCGGTTTTCCAACCGTTGGAAGCGGGCGGAACCAACTGGTTTGAATTTGTTTATGCGCAACGAACCGATGCCGATATACGGGGACTGGAGTATAGTTTGGAAACCAATACGAATCTGCTGAATGCCGCAGGTTGGACTAATGCGCATTATGAGATCACGGGAACGAATGCATCGTACGCAGCCGGTTTCGAAAGTATTACCAACCGGATATCGACTGCAACCGAAACCAACCAGTTTATCCGGCTGCATATTAAAACGCGGTAA
- a CDS encoding alpha-L-fucosidase — protein MIKNIISGIVVGSCLAQADVFEPTVISLSQHEAAPEWLQDGKLGIYFHWGVYSVAAYGNEWYPRSIHFEGSGPNKFHREKYGELNEFGYHDLIPLFKAEHFDADEWAALFKASGACFAGPVAEHHDGFAMWDSAVTPWNAMDMGPKRDLVGEILTAVRKQDLKTITTFHHARNLQRLNRSWKKEHAKGIHKGFKGTFYPYHPELPTGSADPKLRMLYGNMPEGQWLEELWLPKLKEVIDAYHPDLIWFDSTLGKIPMNYRLEFAAYYLNAAEQWEGAQVGIIRKLAAFPDSFSIRDHEKSREPDILPDVWMTDDTLSTGSWSYTEDLQIKPLYKVVHALIDTVSKNGVVLLNISPKADGTIPQNQKDALLGLGAWLKQNGEAIYGTRPWINAAEGPAAAPEGGLKNAKKFLALEYSAKDIRYTASKDGKTVYAFALGIPGKDESIVLKTFLEKGIEVDRVELLNGDAVQWEMSDTGLEVHLITPATEDMAVILRISLN, from the coding sequence ATGATAAAGAATATTATAAGCGGAATAGTCGTGGGATCCTGCCTGGCTCAGGCGGACGTTTTCGAGCCGACGGTGATATCGTTGTCTCAGCATGAAGCGGCGCCGGAATGGCTGCAGGACGGCAAGCTGGGTATCTATTTCCACTGGGGAGTCTATTCGGTGGCGGCTTATGGCAATGAATGGTATCCGCGAAGCATCCATTTTGAAGGAAGCGGCCCGAATAAATTTCATCGGGAGAAATACGGCGAACTCAATGAGTTCGGTTATCACGATCTGATTCCACTGTTTAAGGCAGAACACTTTGATGCGGATGAATGGGCGGCCCTGTTTAAGGCTTCAGGGGCTTGTTTCGCGGGGCCGGTGGCTGAGCATCACGATGGGTTTGCGATGTGGGACAGTGCAGTCACTCCGTGGAACGCCATGGATATGGGGCCGAAGCGCGATCTGGTCGGTGAGATCCTGACGGCGGTGCGTAAGCAGGATCTGAAAACGATTACGACGTTCCATCATGCCCGGAATCTACAGCGGTTGAATCGTTCGTGGAAAAAAGAACATGCGAAGGGGATTCATAAAGGGTTCAAAGGAACTTTTTATCCCTACCATCCGGAGTTGCCGACAGGCAGCGCGGATCCGAAACTTCGCATGCTGTATGGAAACATGCCTGAGGGGCAATGGCTGGAGGAGCTGTGGCTGCCTAAACTGAAAGAGGTCATCGATGCGTATCATCCTGATCTCATCTGGTTCGATAGCACGCTGGGGAAAATCCCAATGAATTATCGCCTTGAATTTGCGGCTTATTATCTGAATGCGGCAGAACAATGGGAGGGTGCTCAGGTGGGTATTATTCGGAAGCTTGCAGCTTTCCCTGATTCTTTTTCGATTCGCGACCATGAAAAATCGCGTGAGCCGGATATTCTTCCGGACGTGTGGATGACTGATGATACCTTGAGTACGGGCAGTTGGTCCTATACGGAAGATCTTCAAATTAAACCTCTTTACAAAGTAGTACATGCCTTGATCGATACTGTAAGTAAAAACGGCGTCGTGTTATTGAATATTTCGCCCAAGGCCGATGGGACAATTCCGCAGAATCAGAAAGATGCATTGCTGGGGCTGGGGGCGTGGCTGAAACAAAATGGTGAGGCCATTTACGGTACCCGGCCGTGGATCAATGCGGCAGAAGGGCCGGCTGCAGCTCCGGAAGGGGGGCTTAAAAATGCTAAAAAGTTCCTGGCGTTGGAATATTCCGCGAAGGATATTCGCTACACCGCTTCCAAGGATGGGAAAACAGTTTATGCCTTCGCACTCGGTATTCCTGGGAAAGACGAATCGATTGTGCTGAAAACTTTTTTGGAAAAAGGAATCGAAGTGGATCGTGTGGAGTTGCTCAACGGAGATGCGGTTCAATGGGAAATGTCAGACACCGGTCTGGAAGTTCATCTCATAACACCTGCAACGGAAGATATGGCGGTCATTTTAAGAATTTCACTGAACTGA
- a CDS encoding sulfatase-like hydrolase/transferase, with amino-acid sequence MNVSRLLCAAGALLVSAVWAEAYTNVIIVMADDFGYECVEDYGGESYSTPEMSEMALEGVRFEHAHSQPICTPSRVQIMSGKYNVRNYTKFATLDQSQDTFGNPFKNAGYETCIVGKWQLGGNQQTLENFGFDHHCVWRMGSANQERYWGPIFEVDGESKSYPGQYGPDIQQNYVTNFIQGCIDEDKPFFLYYPILLTHSPYQPTPDSAIVSTPGWDSTYWTEAQSETNYFGDMVEYMDKQLGELRDFLEQKGIDDETLLIFTGDNGTGMSIYSMQNGVLVRGGKGQTKESGTRVPLFAAMPGTVQSNLVVSPIVDFSDIYATIMDITDLPYIPGEEDDKDGVSFLPQLKGDAGTPRDHSYCWYMKRTDMTDIRQFVQDETYKLYITGKFYNKTNDVLETTSLADGVLTPGELALKSYFNSLLMQYDALRPDGIPYNNSIPYPIPGKIEAEYYDYGLEGITYHDSTEDSNAGGDKRTDDVDIHTVGGATVIDEISAGEWLEYTVNVETNGTYAIVVRYAAESAGGRLHFEVNGVPVSGTLELPATGSFSTYSTVEINDVQLSGGTRKLTMVFDQPGMSIDRFTASYVGPPGSLPQPPVSATLIDYQHEDSDRNTTLPNLENGGTDQTGWNADSVYINPTGSGDLKIEEPASGGNIQFNLSAPLTNGMVEVEFRISSYDLTGISNIRDGMGFELWSATQSANQSVKMKTEWFTSGARLRMAGPNADGSGFQYPSVSLGSDASTNGIIYRFEADLDAGTYQVFSKRDSDTEFSAMGVPGVCSNITQVRLQTTANPAWPSGTFVNIDYFTLKQILPETGGLVFADWAAQFPTLGALTNSTDNPDGDAFNNLYEFAFGGIPTNRENLGHLPVFQALEDSTGHWFEFVYARRINPEQSGLVYTLEKNTNLVDGIWNSASNELVAVGILDENFEVVTNRFPTAELGAQFIQLQVDEL; translated from the coding sequence ATGCGCATTCGCAACCCATTTGTACACCTTCCCGCGTTCAGATTATGTCTGGAAAATACAACGTTCGGAATTATACCAAGTTTGCCACGCTGGATCAGAGTCAGGATACGTTCGGGAATCCATTTAAGAATGCAGGTTATGAAACCTGTATTGTCGGTAAATGGCAGTTGGGAGGAAATCAACAGACCCTTGAAAACTTTGGTTTTGATCATCACTGTGTCTGGCGTATGGGTTCGGCCAATCAGGAACGGTATTGGGGACCTATTTTTGAAGTGGATGGGGAAAGTAAGTCGTATCCAGGGCAATATGGCCCTGATATCCAGCAGAACTATGTCACAAATTTTATTCAGGGATGTATTGATGAAGATAAACCGTTTTTCCTCTACTACCCCATTTTGTTGACGCACTCTCCCTATCAGCCAACCCCTGACTCCGCCATTGTGAGTACACCCGGATGGGATTCTACGTATTGGACGGAGGCTCAGTCGGAGACCAATTATTTTGGTGATATGGTTGAATATATGGACAAGCAGCTGGGGGAGCTGCGTGATTTCCTGGAGCAAAAAGGCATCGATGATGAAACGCTGCTGATTTTTACGGGGGACAACGGAACCGGAATGTCGATTTATTCGATGCAGAATGGGGTATTGGTTCGAGGAGGCAAGGGGCAGACGAAAGAGTCGGGAACGCGCGTTCCATTATTTGCCGCCATGCCGGGGACCGTGCAGTCCAATCTGGTTGTTTCTCCGATTGTTGATTTTTCCGATATCTATGCAACGATTATGGATATTACAGATCTTCCGTACATTCCCGGGGAAGAGGATGATAAAGATGGAGTCAGTTTTCTTCCTCAACTGAAAGGGGATGCCGGCACACCACGGGATCACAGCTATTGCTGGTACATGAAGCGTACGGATATGACGGATATCCGTCAGTTTGTTCAGGATGAAACCTATAAACTGTATATAACCGGTAAGTTTTACAATAAAACAAACGACGTGCTGGAAACCACTTCGCTTGCGGATGGGGTGCTTACTCCCGGTGAGCTGGCGCTGAAATCCTATTTCAACAGTCTGCTGATGCAGTACGATGCATTGCGGCCGGACGGGATTCCCTATAACAACAGCATTCCATATCCAATCCCTGGAAAGATCGAGGCCGAGTACTACGATTATGGCTTGGAAGGGATCACCTATCATGATTCCACCGAAGATTCCAATGCAGGAGGAGATAAGCGGACTGATGATGTTGATATTCATACGGTTGGCGGAGCGACTGTTATTGATGAAATTTCAGCAGGAGAGTGGCTGGAATATACCGTGAACGTCGAAACGAATGGTACGTATGCGATCGTTGTTCGCTACGCTGCCGAATCTGCGGGAGGTCGTCTTCATTTCGAGGTGAATGGTGTGCCGGTTTCCGGAACGCTAGAACTGCCGGCTACCGGCTCTTTTTCGACATATTCAACCGTTGAGATCAACGATGTGCAGCTTTCAGGCGGAACCCGCAAGCTGACCATGGTGTTTGATCAACCCGGAATGAGTATAGACCGTTTTACAGCGAGTTATGTCGGCCCTCCGGGTTCCTTGCCGCAACCTCCGGTCAGTGCCACTTTAATCGATTATCAGCATGAAGATTCAGACCGTAATACCACCTTGCCGAATTTGGAAAATGGCGGTACTGATCAAACGGGCTGGAATGCCGATTCTGTCTACATCAACCCGACCGGGTCCGGAGATCTAAAGATCGAAGAGCCTGCGAGTGGCGGTAATATTCAGTTCAATCTTTCTGCTCCGCTGACCAATGGGATGGTTGAAGTGGAATTTCGAATTTCCAGTTATGACCTTACGGGAATCTCCAATATCCGTGATGGCATGGGCTTTGAACTGTGGAGCGCAACGCAAAGCGCGAACCAGTCCGTTAAAATGAAAACGGAATGGTTCACCTCCGGAGCGCGCTTGAGAATGGCCGGGCCGAATGCAGATGGAAGCGGCTTTCAATATCCTTCGGTTTCTCTGGGATCAGATGCTTCCACCAATGGAATTATCTACCGTTTCGAAGCTGATCTCGATGCCGGAACATATCAGGTCTTTTCCAAACGGGATTCTGATACGGAATTCAGTGCAATGGGTGTTCCCGGCGTATGCAGCAACATCACGCAGGTGCGCCTGCAAACCACGGCGAATCCGGCCTGGCCTTCCGGCACCTTTGTGAATATTGATTACTTTACGTTGAAACAAATACTGCCGGAGACCGGAGGACTTGTTTTTGCAGACTGGGCGGCGCAATTTCCAACTCTTGGAGCTCTGACGAACTCTACCGATAATCCCGACGGTGACGCATTCAACAATCTCTATGAATTCGCATTTGGAGGCATTCCGACAAATCGTGAAAATCTGGGACATTTACCGGTTTTCCAGGCATTGGAAGACAGTACCGGCCACTGGTTTGAGTTTGTTTACGCCCGCCGCATCAATCCGGAACAGTCGGGTCTCGTGTATACACTTGAAAAAAATACAAATCTGGTAGACGGCATCTGGAACAGTGCCAGTAACGAGCTGGTTGCCGTTGGAATCCTTGATGAAAATTTTGAGGTGGTCACGAATCGTTTTCCAACTGCCGAACTTGGGGCCCAATTTATTCAGCTTCAGGTTGATGAGCTGTAA
- a CDS encoding alpha-L-fucosidase, with translation MKKSRILLTIAVMATGLANAAEQVYLPTEESLSTHNAEPEWLKDAKLGIYFHWGVYSVPAFHDEWYPRRMHQPGEDCFEHHKKTYGDQSEFGYHEFVKDFKAEHFNPEEWADLFQKAGARFAGPVAEHHDGFSMWDSDVTPWNAMDMGPKRDILGELFQSLEKRDMKTIATFHHSRNLQRYDESEWNKKKGQKFKDSHFPYKKEWFTGSDDPKLQYMYGNMPEAQWNEEVWLGKLKEVIDTYHPDIIWFDTWMDSVPLDYRYAFSAYYLNAAEKWGKDVCIVRKQQDLPLSFSINDQEKSREPKALPQLWMTDDTISTGSWCYTTDLEIKPLYKVVHALIDTISKNGVMLLNVSPMANGIIPDEQRESLLSLGAWLKKNGKAVYETRPWIEAAEGPTAEPGGGYSDHKVFLALEYSVKDIRYTASKDGKTVYAFTMGIPAKGETILLETFAKKKIAVADVTLLDGKKVKWAMTDKGLEIKLKKAVDNEFAAIFKITLK, from the coding sequence ATGAAAAAAAGTAGAATCCTATTAACAATTGCCGTGATGGCAACCGGACTGGCGAACGCAGCAGAGCAGGTTTATTTGCCTACGGAAGAATCGCTTTCAACGCATAATGCTGAGCCGGAATGGCTGAAGGATGCCAAGCTGGGCATCTATTTCCACTGGGGCGTCTATTCCGTTCCGGCCTTTCATGACGAATGGTATCCGCGCCGGATGCATCAGCCCGGCGAGGATTGTTTCGAGCATCATAAGAAAACCTATGGCGATCAGTCAGAATTCGGCTATCACGAGTTCGTAAAGGATTTCAAAGCCGAGCATTTTAATCCGGAGGAATGGGCCGACCTGTTCCAGAAAGCCGGTGCACGGTTTGCCGGTCCGGTGGCTGAGCACCATGATGGTTTTTCCATGTGGGACAGTGATGTAACGCCTTGGAATGCGATGGATATGGGGCCGAAGCGTGACATTCTCGGCGAACTCTTCCAGTCTTTGGAAAAGCGCGACATGAAGACCATTGCCACGTTCCATCACTCGCGCAATCTACAACGCTATGACGAGTCGGAATGGAATAAAAAGAAGGGGCAGAAGTTTAAAGATAGCCATTTTCCTTATAAGAAGGAATGGTTCACCGGTTCGGACGACCCGAAGCTTCAGTATATGTATGGGAATATGCCGGAAGCCCAGTGGAATGAAGAAGTCTGGTTAGGAAAACTCAAGGAAGTGATTGATACCTATCACCCGGATATCATCTGGTTTGATACTTGGATGGACAGCGTCCCGCTGGACTACCGCTATGCGTTTTCCGCCTACTATTTAAACGCGGCCGAAAAGTGGGGTAAGGACGTTTGCATAGTTCGTAAACAACAGGATCTTCCGCTTAGTTTTTCGATTAATGATCAGGAAAAGTCCCGGGAGCCGAAGGCATTGCCGCAGCTCTGGATGACCGACGACACGATCAGCACCGGAAGCTGGTGCTATACGACCGACCTCGAAATCAAACCGCTCTATAAAGTGGTGCATGCGCTGATTGACACCATCAGTAAAAACGGGGTGATGCTGTTGAATGTATCACCGATGGCGAATGGGATTATTCCTGATGAGCAGCGTGAGTCCCTGTTATCTCTGGGTGCCTGGCTGAAAAAGAACGGTAAAGCCGTCTATGAAACACGTCCGTGGATCGAAGCCGCAGAAGGGCCCACGGCAGAACCGGGCGGCGGATACAGCGACCATAAAGTATTCCTGGCACTGGAATATTCCGTAAAGGATATCCGCTACACCGCTTCAAAGGATGGGAAAACGGTCTACGCTTTTACCATGGGGATTCCGGCCAAAGGGGAAACCATTCTGTTGGAAACCTTCGCGAAGAAAAAAATTGCTGTGGCGGATGTCACGTTGCTTGACGGCAAAAAAGTGAAATGGGCAATGACCGATAAAGGGTTGGAGATCAAACTGAAGAAAGCTGTAGATAATGAGTTTGCTGCGATCTTTAAAATTACACTGAAATAA